One part of the Thermodesulfovibrio sp. 3462-1 genome encodes these proteins:
- the rpoB gene encoding DNA-directed RNA polymerase subunit beta, producing the protein MIKPLRERINFGKVPPLVEVPYLLEFQKKSFEKFLQKDVPPEERADEGLQSALNSVFPISDYNGTTTIEFISYSVGEPKLSPYECMVKGLTYSVPIKMKVRLNIWDKDEEGRKFLKESRQQEVFLGDLPMMTETGSFIINGVERVIVSQLHRSPGVYFAPDRSKSRISGRFLYSARIIPVRGSWLDFEFDSKDLLYVRIDKRKKLPATIVLKALGYTNEDLLKIFYPIEEIRIKDETFTRVVSDILMGVRTKIDIVGPDGEIIVKEGSKITRYALKKIKEAGIQEIPISKSEIIGRITLSDIVDPETGEVIVDSNKEITEEALHRIIAARIQKLDLLFIDNVNYLPSLRETLLTDRVTSKKDALREIYKKLRPGEPATEEAAEELFYGLFFDPKRYDLSAVGRLKLNQKLGLDIPLEVRVLTDKDIIEIVKYLLNLRTGKGEVDDIDHLGNRRVRGVGELLENQFRIGLVRMERAIREKMTITEVETAMPHDVINTKPVMAAIKEFFSTSQLSQFMDQTNPLSEITHKRRLSALGPGGLTRERAGFEVRDVHPTHYGRICPIETPEGPNIGLITSLATYARINEFGFIESPYRKVVNGKVTNEVHYLSALESENYVIAEATTPVDKDGNIIGETVSARVKGDFKMVSRDEVEYMDVSPKQIVSLSASLIPFLENDDANRALMGSNMQRQAVPLIQTEAPVVGTGMELYAARDSGWLVVAKRAGIVENVDATRIVVRVTEEGGGVDIYNLVKFHKSNQGTCMTQKPIVKVGQTVERGTILADGPSMDKGELALGRNVLVAFMPWGGYNFEDAILISERLVKEDVYTSIHIDEFEIECRDTKLGPEEITREIPNVNEELLKDLDEDGIIRIGAKVKAGDILVGKVTPKGERVYTPEEKLLYAIFGEKAEDVKESCLYVPPGIEGVVIDVKILTRKGKEKSRRALAIEEEEIKRIERDREDEIRILKETKASRIRKILQGKIVLEDVRKGEKILCPKGKALTEKVVNLLDVNQLLKLKVEDPDVKAEVNRVNKEVEQHIKQIYAKYNEKIERIRKGDELPPGVNQIVKVYIAMKRKIQVGDKMAGRHGNKGVVSMVLPEEDMPYLEDGTPVDIVLNPLGVPSRMNVGQILETHLGLAAKALGLYVASPVFEGAKEDEIKEMLKKAGFPATGQVTLYDGRTGEPFERPVTVGYMYMLKLHHLVADKIHARSIGPYSLVTQQPLGGKAQFGGQRLGEMEVWALEAYGAAYTLQEFLTVKSDDIAGRTRMYEAIVKGHPVLEPGVPESFNVLVKELQSLCLDVDLLEKKKKT; encoded by the coding sequence ATGATAAAGCCTTTAAGAGAGAGAATAAACTTCGGAAAGGTACCTCCACTTGTGGAGGTACCTTATCTTTTAGAGTTTCAGAAAAAATCTTTTGAAAAATTTCTTCAAAAAGATGTTCCACCAGAGGAAAGAGCAGATGAGGGGCTTCAATCAGCTTTAAACAGTGTTTTCCCAATAAGTGATTACAATGGAACAACTACAATAGAGTTTATTTCCTACTCAGTTGGAGAACCGAAGCTCAGCCCTTATGAATGTATGGTTAAGGGATTAACTTATTCAGTTCCTATAAAAATGAAGGTTCGTTTAAATATATGGGATAAAGATGAAGAGGGAAGGAAGTTTCTCAAAGAATCAAGACAACAGGAAGTTTTTCTTGGCGACCTTCCAATGATGACAGAGACCGGTAGCTTTATAATAAACGGAGTTGAGAGAGTTATTGTTAGCCAGTTGCACAGGTCTCCTGGTGTTTATTTTGCGCCAGATAGAAGTAAAAGCAGAATAAGCGGAAGATTTCTTTACTCTGCAAGAATTATTCCTGTAAGAGGCTCCTGGCTTGATTTTGAGTTTGACTCAAAGGATCTTCTTTATGTGAGAATTGACAAGAGAAAAAAACTTCCAGCCACCATTGTTCTTAAGGCATTGGGATATACAAATGAAGATCTGTTGAAAATTTTTTACCCCATAGAGGAAATAAGAATTAAAGACGAAACCTTTACCAGAGTTGTAAGTGATATTTTGATGGGAGTTAGAACAAAAATAGATATTGTTGGTCCTGATGGCGAGATTATAGTAAAGGAAGGCAGTAAAATTACGAGGTATGCACTGAAAAAAATTAAAGAAGCAGGAATCCAGGAAATACCAATTTCAAAAAGTGAAATCATAGGGAGAATAACTCTTTCAGATATTGTTGATCCTGAAACAGGTGAAGTTATAGTTGACAGTAATAAAGAGATTACAGAAGAAGCTTTACATAGAATTATAGCTGCCAGAATCCAAAAATTAGATCTGCTTTTCATAGATAATGTTAACTATCTTCCATCATTACGAGAAACATTGCTTACTGACAGAGTTACCAGCAAAAAGGATGCTTTAAGAGAAATATATAAAAAATTAAGACCAGGAGAACCTGCTACTGAAGAGGCTGCTGAGGAACTCTTTTATGGATTGTTTTTTGATCCAAAAAGATATGATCTTTCAGCAGTGGGAAGGCTTAAATTAAATCAGAAATTAGGACTTGACATTCCACTTGAAGTGAGAGTGCTTACTGACAAAGATATTATAGAAATTGTTAAATATCTTCTCAATCTCAGAACAGGCAAAGGAGAGGTTGATGATATAGATCATCTTGGAAACAGAAGAGTCAGAGGAGTTGGTGAACTTCTTGAAAATCAGTTCCGTATTGGATTGGTGCGAATGGAAAGAGCAATTAGAGAGAAGATGACAATTACAGAGGTTGAAACAGCAATGCCTCATGATGTTATAAATACAAAGCCTGTAATGGCAGCAATTAAAGAGTTTTTTAGCACCAGCCAGCTCAGTCAATTTATGGATCAAACAAATCCATTAAGTGAAATTACACACAAACGCAGACTCAGTGCTTTAGGACCTGGAGGACTGACCCGTGAAAGAGCAGGATTTGAAGTGCGAGATGTCCATCCAACTCATTATGGAAGAATATGTCCTATTGAGACCCCTGAAGGACCAAACATCGGACTTATAACTTCTCTTGCCACTTATGCAAGAATAAATGAGTTTGGTTTTATAGAATCTCCTTACAGAAAAGTGGTTAATGGAAAAGTTACAAATGAGGTTCATTATTTAAGTGCTCTTGAAAGTGAAAACTATGTTATTGCAGAGGCAACAACTCCTGTAGATAAAGATGGAAATATTATCGGAGAGACTGTTTCAGCAAGAGTTAAGGGAGACTTCAAAATGGTATCACGCGATGAAGTGGAATATATGGATGTCTCTCCAAAACAGATTGTTAGTTTGTCTGCTTCTTTAATTCCTTTTCTTGAAAATGATGATGCAAATAGAGCACTTATGGGTTCTAATATGCAAAGACAGGCTGTTCCTTTAATTCAAACTGAAGCTCCAGTAGTTGGTACAGGAATGGAGCTTTATGCAGCAAGGGACAGTGGCTGGCTTGTTGTTGCAAAAAGAGCAGGAATAGTAGAAAATGTTGATGCTACAAGAATTGTTGTCAGAGTTACTGAAGAAGGTGGTGGAGTTGACATATATAATCTTGTAAAATTCCACAAGTCTAATCAAGGAACATGTATGACTCAAAAGCCTATTGTTAAAGTTGGTCAGACTGTAGAAAGAGGAACAATTCTTGCTGATGGTCCAAGTATGGACAAAGGTGAACTTGCTCTTGGAAGAAATGTTCTTGTGGCATTCATGCCCTGGGGTGGATATAACTTTGAGGATGCTATCCTGATCAGTGAAAGACTTGTGAAAGAGGATGTTTATACTTCCATTCACATAGATGAATTTGAGATTGAATGTAGAGACACAAAGCTTGGTCCTGAAGAGATTACAAGAGAAATTCCAAATGTCAATGAAGAGCTTCTTAAAGATCTTGATGAGGATGGAATTATAAGAATAGGTGCAAAGGTAAAAGCAGGCGATATTCTTGTTGGAAAAGTAACGCCCAAAGGAGAAAGAGTTTATACTCCTGAAGAAAAGCTTCTTTATGCCATATTTGGAGAAAAGGCAGAAGATGTTAAAGAAAGCTGCCTTTATGTGCCTCCAGGAATTGAAGGAGTTGTTATTGATGTAAAAATTTTAACAAGAAAAGGAAAGGAAAAATCTCGGAGAGCCCTTGCTATAGAAGAGGAAGAGATAAAAAGAATAGAAAGAGACAGAGAAGATGAAATAAGAATTCTTAAAGAAACAAAGGCAAGCAGAATCAGAAAAATACTTCAGGGTAAAATTGTTCTTGAGGATGTTCGTAAAGGTGAAAAAATCTTATGCCCAAAGGGAAAAGCACTTACAGAGAAAGTTGTTAATCTTCTTGATGTAAATCAACTACTCAAATTGAAGGTAGAAGATCCAGATGTTAAGGCAGAAGTAAACAGAGTTAATAAAGAAGTAGAGCAACATATAAAGCAGATTTATGCAAAATACAATGAAAAAATTGAAAGAATCCGTAAGGGAGATGAGCTTCCTCCTGGTGTCAATCAGATAGTTAAAGTTTACATTGCAATGAAAAGAAAAATTCAGGTTGGAGACAAAATGGCAGGAAGGCACGGAAATAAAGGCGTTGTCTCTATGGTTCTGCCTGAAGAGGATATGCCATATCTTGAAGATGGAACACCTGTTGACATTGTGCTTAATCCCTTAGGTGTTCCTTCAAGAATGAATGTAGGGCAGATTCTTGAAACTCATTTAGGATTGGCTGCTAAGGCTCTTGGTCTTTATGTGGCAAGCCCTGTTTTTGAAGGTGCAAAAGAAGATGAGATAAAAGAGATGCTTAAGAAAGCAGGGTTTCCAGCAACAGGTCAGGTAACTCTTTATGATGGAAGAACAGGTGAGCCTTTTGAGAGGCCTGTTACAGTTGGCTATATGTATATGCTCAAACTGCATCATCTTGTTGCAGATAAAATTCATGCTCGTTCCATAGGTCCGTATTCCCTTGTAACACAGCAACCTCTTGGAGGTAAAGCACAGTTTGGTGGCCAGAGACTTGGAGAAATGGAAGTATGGGCTTTGGAAGCATATGGAGCAGCTTATACACTTCAGGAGTTTTTAACTGTAAAAAGCGATGATATAGCAGGTAGAACCCGCATGTATGAGGCTATTGTTAAAGGACATCCTGTACTGGAACCGGGAGTTCCTGAGTCATTCAATGTTTTAGTAAAAGAGCTCCAGAGTCTTTGTCTTGATGTTGATCTTCTGGAGAAAAAGAAAAAAACTTAA
- the rplL gene encoding 50S ribosomal protein L7/L12, with protein MAITKEEVFQFFDNLTILELSQFIKEFEERYGVTAAPVAVQAAAPGAPAAQAAAPAAEEKTSFDVILKAAGDKKIQVIKVVRELTGLGLKEAKDLVDGAPKPVKTGVSKEEAETIKAKLEAEGATVEIQ; from the coding sequence ATGGCAATTACAAAAGAAGAGGTCTTTCAATTTTTTGACAATCTAACAATTCTTGAACTCAGTCAGTTTATTAAAGAGTTTGAGGAAAGATATGGAGTGACAGCAGCACCAGTGGCAGTTCAAGCAGCAGCACCAGGTGCCCCAGCAGCTCAAGCAGCAGCCCCAGCAGCTGAAGAGAAAACAAGTTTTGATGTAATCTTAAAGGCAGCAGGAGACAAGAAAATTCAGGTAATTAAGGTGGTAAGAGAGCTTACTGGACTTGGTCTTAAAGAGGCTAAAGATTTGGTTGATGGTGCTCCAAAACCAGTTAAGACAGGTGTTTCCAAGGAGGAAGCTGAAACAATCAAAGCAAAACTTGAAGCTGAAGGAGCAACTGTAGAAATACAGTAA
- the rplJ gene encoding 50S ribosomal protein L10, whose protein sequence is MNHIEEDRTAVRERRYNLSTTKETKKKRVEELVDKLSKAKSFILTDFQGLTVAEVSELRQAIKDSGGEYKVCKNTLFRIAMTDASLRQQLESSLKGCTGVVFGYDDPVVTVKKVLDFSEKNEKFKIKQGVVEGKVCSPAELKEISKLPSKNVLLGMLVGGMSSPLSKMAYAMHGVTLKLLYALEALKNKKAQ, encoded by the coding sequence TTGAACCATATTGAAGAAGACCGCACCGCTGTCCGGGAAAGGAGGTATAATCTGAGTACTACAAAAGAAACAAAGAAAAAAAGAGTTGAAGAACTTGTTGACAAGCTATCCAAAGCCAAGTCTTTTATTTTAACTGATTTTCAGGGCTTAACTGTTGCTGAAGTTTCAGAATTAAGGCAGGCAATTAAAGACTCTGGTGGAGAGTATAAGGTATGTAAAAATACTCTTTTCAGGATAGCTATGACAGATGCATCTTTAAGGCAGCAGTTGGAAAGTTCCTTAAAGGGATGCACAGGCGTTGTTTTTGGTTATGATGACCCTGTTGTTACAGTTAAAAAAGTCCTTGATTTTTCCGAAAAGAATGAAAAATTTAAAATTAAACAGGGTGTTGTTGAAGGTAAGGTATGCTCTCCAGCAGAACTTAAGGAGATTTCAAAACTACCTTCAAAGAATGTCTTACTCGGTATGCTTGTTGGTGGAATGAGTTCTCCACTTAGTAAAATGGCTTATGCAATGCATGGAGTTACTCTTAAATTACTTTATGCATTAGAAGCATTGAAAAATAAGAAAGCTCAATAA
- the rplA gene encoding 50S ribosomal protein L1, whose product MGKKLAAVKEKLDTTREYTLEEAIDFLKENSFTKFDETVEMAINLGVDPRKSDQVVRSTVVLPHGTGKQVRVLVFAKGEKEKEAEQAGADYIGAEDLIEKIQQGRLEFDRAIATPDMMSQVGKLGKILGPRGLMPNPKLGTVTFDIAKAVKEAKAGKIEYRTDKGGVVHVPIGKLSFDKEKLVENAIAVLKSVIKAKPPTSKGKYIKKVVLSSTMGPGLKIDISKLKL is encoded by the coding sequence ATGGGTAAAAAATTAGCTGCTGTGAAAGAAAAATTAGACACTACAAGAGAGTATACACTTGAGGAAGCAATTGATTTTCTAAAAGAAAATAGCTTTACTAAATTTGATGAGACTGTTGAGATGGCAATAAATTTAGGAGTGGATCCGAGAAAATCAGATCAGGTTGTTCGCAGTACTGTAGTTCTTCCACATGGAACAGGAAAACAGGTTAGGGTTCTGGTTTTTGCTAAAGGTGAGAAAGAAAAAGAGGCAGAACAGGCTGGAGCTGATTATATTGGAGCAGAAGATTTAATAGAGAAGATTCAGCAGGGCCGGCTTGAGTTTGATAGAGCTATTGCTACTCCTGATATGATGTCGCAGGTTGGTAAACTCGGTAAAATCCTTGGTCCAAGAGGATTAATGCCAAATCCAAAACTTGGCACAGTAACTTTTGATATTGCGAAAGCAGTAAAGGAAGCAAAGGCAGGAAAAATTGAATACAGAACTGACAAAGGCGGTGTTGTTCATGTTCCTATAGGTAAACTCTCCTTTGATAAAGAAAAGCTTGTTGAGAATGCTATAGCAGTTTTGAAATCAGTAATTAAAGCAAAGCCACCAACATCAAAGGGAAAATATATTAAAAAAGTAGTTCTTTCTTCTACAATGGGACCTGGTTTGAAAATAGATATATCAAAGCTTAAACTTTAA
- the rplK gene encoding 50S ribosomal protein L11 — MAKKEVTAQVKLVIPAGKANPAPPVGPALGPHGINIMEFCKQFNAQTQNMGDTLIPVVLTIYKDRSFTFILKTPPASELIKKAAGIIKGSGATGKEKVGTLTMKQVEEIAKTKLPDLNTKSLEAAMKMIIGTAKSMGVEIRG; from the coding sequence ATGGCAAAAAAGGAAGTAACAGCACAGGTAAAACTTGTAATACCTGCAGGTAAAGCAAACCCTGCTCCGCCAGTAGGACCTGCATTGGGGCCACATGGTATCAACATTATGGAATTTTGCAAACAATTTAATGCTCAGACGCAAAATATGGGAGATACCCTTATTCCTGTTGTATTAACTATCTACAAGGATAGATCCTTTACCTTCATACTCAAGACTCCTCCTGCAAGTGAGCTTATTAAAAAAGCTGCTGGGATTATAAAAGGTTCTGGTGCAACAGGAAAAGAAAAGGTAGGCACATTGACAATGAAACAGGTTGAAGAAATAGCAAAAACAAAGCTACCAGATTTAAATACAAAGTCCTTAGAGGCTGCAATGAAAATGATTATTGGCACTGCAAAAAGTATGGGTGTGGAGATAAGGGGGTAA
- the nusG gene encoding transcription termination/antitermination protein NusG, with amino-acid sequence MAKQWYVVHTMSGFEEKVKASIEERVKSKGLEDKISRILIPTEKIIEVKGKKKKEQEKKFYPGYILVEMELNEDTWHLIRTTQRVTGFVGGKKPSPIPEEEVEMILQQLEKGRAPQIKTHFEKGETVRITDGPFTNFTGYIDEVDSEHERVKVMVSIFGRQTPVELNFSQVEKV; translated from the coding sequence ATGGCAAAACAGTGGTATGTGGTTCATACAATGTCAGGGTTTGAAGAAAAGGTTAAAGCTTCAATTGAAGAAAGAGTTAAGAGCAAGGGACTTGAGGATAAAATTTCAAGAATCCTGATTCCCACTGAAAAGATAATTGAAGTCAAAGGGAAAAAGAAAAAAGAACAGGAAAAGAAATTTTATCCCGGATATATTCTTGTAGAGATGGAACTAAATGAAGATACATGGCATTTGATAAGAACCACTCAGAGAGTAACAGGATTTGTTGGCGGTAAAAAACCTTCACCTATTCCAGAAGAAGAAGTAGAAATGATTCTGCAGCAACTGGAAAAAGGCAGGGCTCCACAGATAAAAACTCATTTTGAAAAAGGAGAAACAGTTAGAATTACCGATGGTCCATTTACTAATTTTACAGGATATATTGATGAAGTAGATTCTGAACATGAAAGAGTTAAGGTTATGGTAAGCATTTTTGGTAGACAGACACCTGTAGAACTTAATTTTTCACAGGTTGAAAAGGTTTAA
- the secE gene encoding preprotein translocase subunit SecE, whose product MISRLRNFLNEVKIEAKKVNYPKKHEVIASTWVVIVTVVLISFFLGLIDFVLSRIVTAFIR is encoded by the coding sequence ATGATATCAAGGCTTAGGAATTTTCTTAATGAAGTAAAAATAGAGGCAAAAAAGGTTAATTATCCTAAAAAACACGAAGTAATAGCCTCTACATGGGTAGTAATTGTAACAGTAGTTTTAATCTCCTTTTTTCTCGGTTTAATAGATTTTGTTTTATCAAGAATTGTAACTGCGTTTATTAGGTGA
- the rpmG gene encoding 50S ribosomal protein L33, translating into MRDIILLQCTECKSKNYSTTKNKKTTPDKLQLKKYCKHCRRHTLHKETKA; encoded by the coding sequence ATGAGAGATATAATTCTACTTCAGTGTACTGAATGTAAAAGTAAAAATTATTCCACAACAAAGAATAAAAAAACTACGCCTGATAAGTTGCAATTAAAAAAATATTGCAAGCATTGTAGAAGACATACATTACATAAAGAAACAAAAGCTTAA
- the tuf gene encoding elongation factor Tu, whose protein sequence is MGKAKFERKKPHVNVGTIGHIDHGKTTLTAAITKYLELKGMAQYRSYDQIDNAPEEKARGITINTAHVEYETEKRHYAHVDCPGHADYIKNMITGAAQMDGSILVVAANDGPMPQTREHILLARQVGVPYIVVFMNKTDMVDDPELLDLVELEVRELLSKYGFPGDEIPVVRGSALKALESSSRDPNAPEYKPIQELLDALDNYIPEPERPIDKPFLMPIEDVFSISGRGTVVTGRVERGIIKVGDEVEIVGLRETRKTVATGIEMFRKILDEGRAGDNIGVLLRGIGKDEVERGMVLAKPGSITPHTKFKAEVYVLTKEEGGRHTPFFNGYRPQFYFRTTDVTGVIKLPEGVEMVMPGDNVNLTVELIAPIAMEEGLRFAIREGGRTVGAGVVTEVLE, encoded by the coding sequence ATGGGAAAGGCAAAGTTTGAGAGGAAGAAGCCGCATGTAAATGTAGGGACAATTGGGCATATTGACCATGGCAAGACCACTTTGACAGCAGCGATAACGAAGTATCTGGAGCTCAAGGGGATGGCGCAGTACAGGAGTTATGATCAGATAGACAATGCACCTGAGGAGAAAGCAAGGGGGATAACGATAAACACAGCGCATGTAGAATATGAGACAGAAAAGCGTCATTATGCGCATGTAGACTGTCCTGGGCATGCAGACTATATAAAGAACATGATAACTGGAGCGGCACAGATGGATGGTTCAATACTTGTAGTAGCTGCAAATGATGGACCAATGCCGCAGACCAGGGAGCACATACTGCTTGCCAGGCAAGTAGGGGTACCATACATAGTAGTATTTATGAACAAGACAGACATGGTAGATGATCCTGAACTGTTGGACTTAGTAGAACTTGAAGTAAGGGAGCTACTGAGCAAGTATGGATTTCCTGGTGATGAGATACCTGTAGTGAGGGGTAGTGCGCTGAAAGCACTGGAGAGTTCCAGTAGAGATCCGAATGCACCTGAGTATAAACCCATCCAGGAATTACTTGATGCGTTGGATAACTACATTCCTGAGCCTGAGAGACCGATAGACAAGCCATTTTTAATGCCCATAGAGGATGTATTTAGCATCTCTGGTCGTGGGACAGTAGTTACAGGGAGAGTAGAAAGAGGGATAATAAAGGTAGGAGATGAAGTAGAGATAGTGGGACTAAGGGAGACACGCAAGACAGTAGCCACAGGGATAGAGATGTTTCGTAAGATACTTGACGAAGGAAGAGCAGGGGACAACATAGGAGTTTTGCTTAGGGGTATAGGCAAGGATGAAGTAGAGCGTGGGATGGTATTGGCTAAGCCAGGGAGTATTACGCCACATACTAAATTTAAGGCAGAGGTTTATGTATTGACGAAGGAAGAAGGTGGTAGGCACACACCCTTTTTCAATGGATACAGGCCGCAGTTTTATTTCAGGACCACAGATGTAACAGGAGTGATAAAGTTACCTGAGGGAGTGGAGATGGTAATGCCTGGTGACAACGTAAATCTCACAGTAGAGTTGATAGCACCTATAGCAATGGAAGAGGGATTGAGGTTTGCCATAAGAGAAGGTGGAAGAACAGTAGGTGCAGGTGTAGTTACAGAGGTGCTGGAGTAA
- a CDS encoding CBS domain-containing protein codes for MNTKVKEIMNTKLETIKPEETVYDAIERLVDKRMRSLIVLPRDEKDVYGVITVRDIVFKVIAKNLDPHKIRVEEIASKPVISIDKETELEHLIKLMEKFNIARVFVHEGKAIVGVVSLLDVMGASLIERARRQ; via the coding sequence ATGAATACCAAAGTAAAAGAAATAATGAACACCAAACTGGAAACAATAAAACCTGAGGAAACAGTTTATGATGCTATTGAAAGACTGGTTGATAAAAGAATGAGGTCTTTAATAGTTCTGCCAAGAGACGAAAAAGATGTATATGGAGTAATAACTGTCAGAGATATTGTCTTTAAAGTAATTGCAAAAAACCTTGATCCCCACAAAATCAGAGTAGAAGAAATTGCATCAAAACCTGTTATAAGCATTGATAAAGAAACAGAATTGGAACATCTAATAAAGCTTATGGAAAAATTCAACATAGCAAGAGTTTTTGTTCATGAAGGTAAAGCAATTGTTGGAGTTGTATCTTTACTGGATGTAATGGGTGCTTCTTTAATAGAAAGAGCAAGGAGACAATGA
- a CDS encoding DUF47 family protein, which translates to MLNKIISGSKLEKKVIEDIKTHIKILCSATECFKSAITTANVEATFCVADFEREADSIRRRIISTIHEGAFLPFIRPNICKFIEMVDEAFDVLEDAGFEFRYINMELYKIIESECVKIASINTNICELLSIAFDSLITKGDLKEKILP; encoded by the coding sequence ATGCTCAATAAAATTATTTCTGGTAGCAAATTAGAAAAAAAAGTAATAGAAGATATTAAAACGCATATAAAAATTTTATGTTCAGCAACTGAATGCTTTAAGTCTGCCATAACAACAGCCAATGTTGAAGCTACATTCTGCGTTGCAGATTTTGAAAGAGAGGCTGATTCAATTAGAAGAAGAATTATCTCTACAATCCATGAGGGTGCCTTTTTACCCTTTATAAGACCTAACATCTGCAAATTTATAGAAATGGTTGATGAAGCCTTTGATGTTCTTGAAGATGCTGGCTTTGAATTTAGATATATTAACATGGAACTTTATAAGATAATTGAATCGGAATGTGTAAAAATTGCTTCCATAAATACCAATATATGTGAACTCCTTTCAATTGCCTTTGACAGTCTGATTACTAAAGGAGACCTTAAGGAAAAAATCTTGCCATAA
- a CDS encoding inorganic phosphate transporter yields the protein MTEIAVLVSFLIAFCVGSNDASNALSICVGSGIIKLKRAILLFGGLVFVGIMLQGSKVMKTVGKNLVDVNLSILIVSMTVSAFLIIFSNWRKLPLSTHQVIIGSLIDSAVAAGVNVNFSAFLKIVISWVISPFMAVGFSFVFYKVLEKTISKFSFFQIERILKVLLLLSGFLISYNTGANELATVLGPDNT from the coding sequence ATGACGGAAATTGCTGTCTTAGTCAGTTTTCTCATTGCATTCTGCGTAGGTTCAAATGACGCATCCAATGCATTGAGTATATGTGTAGGTTCTGGAATAATTAAACTCAAAAGAGCAATATTACTTTTTGGTGGTCTTGTATTTGTAGGAATAATGCTTCAAGGAAGTAAAGTAATGAAAACTGTTGGTAAAAATCTTGTAGATGTAAATCTCTCAATTCTCATTGTCTCTATGACAGTTTCGGCATTTTTAATAATATTTTCAAATTGGCGTAAACTTCCACTTTCTACTCATCAGGTAATAATTGGAAGTTTAATTGATTCTGCTGTGGCTGCTGGTGTGAATGTAAACTTTTCAGCATTTCTTAAAATAGTTATCTCCTGGGTTATCTCTCCTTTTATGGCAGTGGGATTTTCTTTTGTCTTTTATAAAGTTCTTGAAAAAACTATTTCAAAATTTTCTTTCTTTCAGATTGAAAGAATTCTAAAAGTTTTGCTTCTTTTAAGTGGATTTTTAATTTCCTACAATACAGGAGCAAATGAGCTTGCCACAGTGCTTGGACCTGACAACACTTGA
- a CDS encoding inorganic phosphate transporter, with protein MDLTTLDPFSGFSAQFGAGCCVLFFTFLGMPVSTTYCIIGGIVGVGLTKGIKTVKVELLRKMALNFIIAPLIGFIISFIIMKSIYS; from the coding sequence TTGGACCTGACAACACTTGACCCCTTTTCAGGCTTTTCTGCTCAGTTTGGAGCTGGATGCTGTGTTCTGTTCTTTACTTTTTTAGGAATGCCTGTTTCTACCACTTACTGTATAATAGGTGGCATTGTAGGAGTTGGATTGACAAAGGGAATTAAAACTGTTAAAGTAGAGCTTCTTAGAAAAATGGCTCTTAATTTTATAATTGCACCCTTAATAGGCTTCATTATTTCTTTTATTATTATGAAATCAATTTATTCGTAG
- a CDS encoding hydrogenase maturation protease: MKSVIIGIGNPNFKDDGVGLKVVEHFEGIVDTVVFLNIGFNLIDALLGYDRAVIVDGVKTGKEPGSIVEFNADFWGNVYASGTHNFSIFEIIRIGYSVFPDEMPNDIKIIGIEVEDVETLSRQCSPRVESAIPEAVSRIKEYLRIN; encoded by the coding sequence ATGAAAAGCGTAATTATTGGTATTGGTAATCCTAATTTTAAAGATGATGGAGTGGGTTTAAAAGTAGTTGAACATTTTGAAGGAATTGTTGATACTGTTGTATTTTTAAATATAGGTTTTAATCTAATTGATGCATTATTGGGGTATGACAGAGCAGTGATTGTGGATGGAGTAAAAACAGGAAAAGAGCCTGGAAGCATTGTTGAATTTAATGCAGACTTCTGGGGAAATGTCTATGCCAGTGGAACTCATAATTTTTCAATCTTTGAAATTATAAGGATTGGTTATTCAGTGTTTCCAGATGAAATGCCAAACGATATAAAAATCATCGGGATAGAAGTAGAGGATGTGGAAACTTTAAGCAGACAGTGCTCTCCTCGGGTAGAGTCAGCAATTCCAGAAGCTGTATCCAGGATAAAGGAATACCTACGAATAAATTGA